Genomic window (Mesorhizobium sp. M4B.F.Ca.ET.058.02.1.1):
GCGGACCTCCAAATTTATGCGTGGGCGCCAAGGCACCCCCTCTGTCCTGCCGGACATCTCCCCCTCAAGGGGGGAGATTGGCAGCTTCGTCCAAGGCATCCGCCTTGCAACGTTGGTGATTGGCGAAAGTAGATGCGATAGTCGATCTCCCCCCTTGAGGGGGAGATGGCCGGCAGGCCAAAGGGGGGCGCCGTAGAGTGCAACCTCTGACGATAGTTCCCTTGTCACAACCGCACCACCTTACCGCTGCGCACGCTTTCGTCGGCGGCGAGGCAGACGGCGAGCGACTTGACCGCGTCGTCCATATGCCGGGTGAGGTCGATGTCCTCGCGGATGGCCTTGAGCAGGAAGGCCTGCTCGAGGTCGCAGAGCTCCTGATGGCCGGGCTCGCCTTCCATGGACAGCAACTCGTCCTGTTTCGCGAATCTGCCGTCCGCCCCGGTCGCCGCGCTGTGCAAGCGGATGGTCGAGGTCTTGGTGTGGGTGTCGATGTCGTCGGATTTGATGCCTTCCTTCATGACGATCGACACGCAGCCCTTGGGCGAGATGACGTCCTTCACGAAGAAGGCGGTCTCCGAGATCATCGGACCCCAGCCGGCCTCATACCAGCCGACCGAGCCGTCCTCGAACAGCACCTGCAGGTGGCCGTAATTGTACATCGAAGGCGCGACCTCCTCGGTCAGCCTGACCCCCATGCCGCGCACCTCGACCGGATTGGCATCGGTGATCTGCAGCATGACGTCGAGATAGTGCACCCCGCAGTCGACGATCGGCGACGTCGTCTGCATCAGCTGCTTGTGCGTGCCCCAGGTGTGGCCTGACGATTGCTGGTTGAGGTTCATGCGGAACACGTAAGGACCGCCGAGCTTGCGCGCCTCGGCGATCAGCCTGACCCAGGACGGATGGTGGCGCAGGATGTAGCCGATCACCAGCTTCCTGCCGTTGGCCTTGGCGGCGGCGACGACGCGTTTGGCGTCGGCCACCGTGGTTGCCAGCGGCTTTTCGACAAAGACATGGCAGCCGGCCTCGAACGCCCGCACCGCATAGTCGGCATGACTGTCGGAATAGGTGGCGATCGCGGCAACATCAGGCTTCTCCTCACGCAACGCGTTCTCGAAGGAACGCCTGATGCCGTAGCCCGAGAGCCCTTCCGGCAGCGGCACGTCGGAGCGGTTGACGAGCGCGGCGATCTCGAAGCCCGGATTGGTGTGATAGGCCAGCGCATGGCTGCGGCCCATATTGCCGAGCCCTGCGACGACAACGCGAAGAGGTTTTTGCGAACTCACTTCACGGCTCCCGAGGTGATGCCGCGGATCAGCTGCCGCGAGAAGATGACGTAGAGGATCAGCACCGGCAGGATCGCCAACGACAGCGCCGCCAGGATCGCGTTCCAGTTGGTGACGAACTGGCCGAGGAAGAGCTGGGCGCCGAGCGTCACCGTCTTGGTCTCCTCCGACGGCGCGAGGATCAGCGGGAACCACAGGTCGTTCCAGATCGGGATCATGGTGAAGACGGCAACCGTCGCCATGGACGGGCGCACCAGCGGCAGCACCAGCCGGAAGAAGATCGTGTATTCCGACAGACCGTCGATGCGCCCCGCATTCTTCAGATCGTCGGACACCTGCTTCATGAACTCCGACAGAATGAAGATGGCGAGCGGCAGGCCTTGCGCGGTGTAGACCAGGATCAGCGCTGTCAGCGTGTTGACCAACCCGCTTGCCACCATCAGTTGCAGGATGGCGACCGTGCCAAGGCGGATCGGGATCATGATGCCGAGCGCCAGGTAGAGCCCCATCATCGTGTTGCCGCGGAAGCGGTATTCCGACAGCGCGAAGCCGGCCATGGCGCCGAACAGCAGCACGAAGAACAGCGAGGCGACGGTGACGACGAGGCTGTTCTGGAAATAGTGGATGAAGTCACCCTGGCCGATCACCGTGGTATAGCCGATCAGGTCGAAGGTCTTCGGCGTCGGCGGCGTCAGCGGCGCGCCGAAGATCGCGGCGCGCGACTTGAACGAATTGACGATGACCAGGATGACCGGAAACAGCGCGATCGCCGTATAGGTCAACAGGACGGCGTGGGCGCCGATGGTGCGGGGAAGCGAATGGGTTGCAGTGCTCATGGCGCGCCTCAGAACTGATACCGACGCAGGCGCGTCTGGATGAGGAACAGGTAGACGCAGACGCCGCCGAGGATGATCAGGAACATCATCGTGGCGATCGCGGCGCCCATGTTGGGGTCGCCGACCTGCAGCTGGAAGCCGAAGAAGGCGCGGTAGAGGAAGGTGCCGAGGATGTCGGTCGAATAGTTCGGCCCGGCGAGCGCCCCTTGCGCGGTGTAGATCAGGTCGAACGCATTGAAATTGCCGACGAAGGTGAGGATCGAGATGATGCCGATCGAGGGCAGGATCAGCGGCAGCTTGATCTTCCAGAACTGCGCCATGCCGGTGACGCCATCGCATTCGGCGGCCTCGATCACCTCGTCCGGGATCGACAGCAGCGCGGCATAGATCAGCATCATCGGGATGCCGACGAACTGCCAGACCGAGACAAGACTGAGCGCGGTCAACGCATATTGCTCCTTGCCCAGCCAAGGCGTGAACAGGCTCTTCAGGCCGACGAAATCGAGCAAATGCGGCGCCACGCCCCACAGCGGCGACAGGATCAGCTTCCAGGCGAAGCCGACAATGACGAAGGACAGGATGGTCGGCACGAAGATCGCCGTGCGGTAGAAGGCGGCGAACCGCAGCCTTGGGCTGGAGAGCAGTGCGGCCAGCAGCACGCCGATCGGGTTCTGCACCAGCATGTGGATGATGAAGAACCAGACATTGTTCCTCAGCGCATTCCAGAAGCCCACTGACCAGTTAGGGTCGCCGAACAGCGTGCGGAAATTGGCGAGTCCGACGAAGACCTGGGACTGCTCGATGTTGCGGAACAGCGACAGCTGCAGCGTGCCGGCAAGCGGCAGGATCATGATCGCCGTGTAGACGAGCACGGCCGGCGCCAGGAAGACGGCGATGTGCCAGCGGATCGGTCTTTTCGGTCGTGTTTCTGCGGCCATGAGTTCGGTCCCCGCCGTTCAACGTCTTGGCGAAATGGTTGACGGCAGCGCTGCCCCTCACCCTTACCCTCTCCCCGTGAAGGAGAGGGGGGCGCCGGCGGTGCGGCAAGTCCCTTCTCCCCGTCACTATACGGGGAGAAGGTGCCGGCAGGCGGATGAGGGGCGGCGCCGTCGTTTGCGGTCGATGCTATTGAAAACCGCAGGGCCATTCACTCGGAACGACCCTGCTTGCTGCCCGAGGCTTTACTTCGCCGGCTTGTACCAGCTGTCGAGGCCGTCCTGCAGCTTCTTGGCGGCCGCTTCCGGCGTGTCGGTGCCGTTGATGACATTGGCCGATCCAACCCAGGTCTCGTTCTCGAGGTTCGGCGTGCCGCGCCCCAAAATCTGGTAGGTCGAGCGGATCGTGGACTTGCACTTGCCGCGCCAGGAGACGAATTCCTGCGCCAGCGGGTCTTCCATCTTCACCGGCGTGCTGTTCAGGCTGAAGAAGCCCGGAAGCGCGTTGGCGTAAATGGTGGCGAAGTCCGGCGAGGCGACCCAGGACAGGAACTTCTTGGCCGCATCGGCGTTCTTCGACGCTGCGTTCAGACCCATGCCGATATCGGTGTGGTCGGAGATGTAGCAGGTGTCGCCGGCCTTCTGCACCGGCGGCGGGAAGGCCCCCATCTTGAACTGCGCCTGGGTGTTGAACAGCGCGATTTCCCACGAGCCGGCCGGGTAGATGGCGGCGCGGCCGAGCGTGAACAGGTTCTGGCTGTCCGGATAGGTCTGGGCCTCGAATCCATCGCCGAGATAGGGCTTCCACTTGGCCAGTTCCTTGTAGGGCTCGACCCAGTCGGCGTCGGTCAGCTTCTGCTCGCCCTTGATCAGTGCCTGGCGGCCTTCCTCGCCCTTCCAGTAGTTCGGGCCGATGTTCTGGTAGCCCATGGTCGCGGCTTCCCAGAGGTCCTTGGTGCCCATCGCCATCGGGATGTAGGTGCCGTCGGCCTTTATCTTGTCGAGCGCGGCGTAGAACTCCTCATTGGTGGTCGGCACCTTGATGCCGAGCTTGTCGAAGGCGTCCTTGTTGTAGATGAAGCCGTGGATGACCGAAGCCATCGGCACGCAGAACGTCGCCTTGCCGTCGTCGGTCTGCCAGGCAGACTTGGCCACGGGAGAGAAATTCTCCATGCCCGGCAGCGCCGACAGATCGGCGAGATTGCCCTTCTGGTAGAGCACCAGCGACTTGTCGAACGGGCGGCAGGTGATCAGGTCGCCCGCCGAGCCAGCGGTGAGCTTGGCGCCGAGCGCGGCGTCATATTCGGTCGGCGCCGACGGCGCGAACACCACCTTGATGCCCGGGTTCTTGGCTTCGAAGGCCGGGATCAGCTTGTCCTTCCAGATGGTCAGGTCGTCGCCGCGCCAGCTTTCGATGTTGAGCGTAACGTCATCGGCATAGGCCACCCCGGCGGAGCCGAGGATGCTTGTGCCGAGCAGAAGGGCCGTCAGTAGTTTGGTCGTCATTTTCAGTCTCCCTGTTGACCTTTTTCAGGTTCGGTTTTGATGAGAACAGAGGCTAGCGCCCCTTGCTCCCCTCGATCGCGGAAAGGGCCGGCCGGAGCTTGCGGCCGGTCCCTTCCAGTATCTTCTCGGCCGCATCGGCGTTGGCAGCACCCGCGGCGAGCAGAATGGCGGTCTTAACAACGCCGCCGCTCTTTTCGAGCAGGCGCGCAGCATCGTCCCTGCCGCACCCGCCGATGGCGGCGACGATGCGGGCCGCGCGGTCGCGCAGCTTGATGTTGTCGGCGGTGAGGTTGACCATGTAGCCGTCATGGACATGGCCGAGATGAATGGCGGCCAAGGTCGATAGCATGTTGAGGGCGATCTTCTGGGCGGTGCCGGCGCCCATGCGCGTCGAGCCGGCAATCAGTTCGGGCGGCGTCTCGAGCACGATCGCGACATCGGCCAACCGGAACAACGGCACGTCCCTGTTGTTGGCGATGGCAATGGTCGCGGCGCCCCGGCTCCGCGCGTCCTCGAGTGCGGCGACCGCATAGGGCGTCGAGCCGCTGGCGGAGATGGCGATCAGGCAGTCGCCCTCGCCGATTCCGGCGGCGGCGACCGCGGCCGAGGCCTCATCGGTGTCGTCCTCGGGTCCGCCGGCGAGCGTATGGAAGGCCTCGTCGCCGCCGGCGATCAGGATGGCGATGCGGTCGCGCCCGATACCGAAGGTGCCGGGAAGCTCCAGCGCGTCGGCAACCGCCATCAGGCCCGAACTGCCGGCCGCCGCATAGGCGAGCCTGCCGCCGTCCTTCAGGCGCTCCGCGACGATTTCGGCTGCAGCGGCTATGGCGGGAATGGCGCCGCGCACGGCCTTCGCGGCCTCGATCTGTGCATCGGCAAGAAAGGAAAGGATGGCGTCCGGAGCCTGGATATCCAGCCCCTCGGCATTCTGGTGATGCGCTTCGGTGCGCTTCTCGGCCATCCGATGTCCTCCAACTGACAAAACAATACCAAAAAAATACCACTTGTCCACATCGATTAACGAAATTCGTTGCCTCAAAATCGTCTTGCCGGCAAAATATCGTGGTTTTTCAATAAAATACGCCTTAATCTTTTTGAAAGCGAAATTAACTCTTGGCTATTGGTATTTTATTGGTATTATCCGTCCGGAGGAGAAATCGCGTGAATTTCGTACTTGGCATCGATGGCGGCGGCACCAGCTGCAGGGCGGCCCTTGCGACCGCTGACGGCGTCGTGCTTGGCCGCGCCAAAAGCGGCGCCGCCAACATCCGCACCGACCTCACCGGCGCCAGGACCAACATCGTCGAGGCGGCAAGGCAGGCCTTCGTCGCCGCCGGCAAGGATCCGGAACTCATCCCGCAAACGCCCGCCATTCTCGGCCTCGCCGGCGCCAATGTCGGCACTTACAGGCAGCAACTCGAAGCGATCCTGCCGTTCAGCGCCAGCCGCGTCGAGACCGACGCCGAGATCGCGCTGGAGGGTGCGGTCGGGCCCAGCGACGGCGCCATGGCCATCCTCGGCACCGGCACCGCCTATATGGCGCGCAAGGCGGGCAAGTCACGCGCCATCGGCGGCTGGGGTTTTCAAGTCGGCGACCAGGGCAGCGGCGCCCGCATCGGCCGCGACCTGCTGGAGCAGTCGCTGCTCGCCTATGACGGCATCCGTCCTGCCTCGCCCCTCACCGAGGCGATGCTCGCCGTCTTCCGCAACAACCCGGAGGACGTCGTCGAGTTCACCACCAATGCCAAGCCCGGCGACTTCGGCGGTTTCGCGCCAAAGGTGTTCGACCATGCCGCCAAGGGCGATCTTGTCGCCAACTGGATCCTCGACAAGGCGGTTGCCGATGTCGAAGCCTCGCTCGGGGCGCTCGACCTTGCCGACGACACACCGCTCTGCCTGCTCGGTGGGCTGGCGCCGCTCTACGCGCCGCGGCTTTCGGCGCGTTACCAGACGCTGCTGAAGCCGGCGCTCGACGATGCGCTGGGCGGCGCCGTTCAGATGGCGGTGCGCATCTTTGCCTCTGGTTCGGGGGCCGCCCGATGAGCGCCGCCGACCAGATCTTCGCCATGCTGAAGGAATCGTCACAAAGCGGCGCGCCGCTCTACCTGCAGCTGAGGAAGAGCATCGAGGAAGCGGTCAATCGCGGCCTGATCGGGCCAGGCGACGCGCTGCCGTCGGAGCGCGAC
Coding sequences:
- a CDS encoding Gfo/Idh/MocA family oxidoreductase, with product MSSQKPLRVVVAGLGNMGRSHALAYHTNPGFEIAALVNRSDVPLPEGLSGYGIRRSFENALREEKPDVAAIATYSDSHADYAVRAFEAGCHVFVEKPLATTVADAKRVVAAAKANGRKLVIGYILRHHPSWVRLIAEARKLGGPYVFRMNLNQQSSGHTWGTHKQLMQTTSPIVDCGVHYLDVMLQITDANPVEVRGMGVRLTEEVAPSMYNYGHLQVLFEDGSVGWYEAGWGPMISETAFFVKDVISPKGCVSIVMKEGIKSDDIDTHTKTSTIRLHSAATGADGRFAKQDELLSMEGEPGHQELCDLEQAFLLKAIREDIDLTRHMDDAVKSLAVCLAADESVRSGKVVRL
- a CDS encoding carbohydrate ABC transporter permease; this translates as MSTATHSLPRTIGAHAVLLTYTAIALFPVILVIVNSFKSRAAIFGAPLTPPTPKTFDLIGYTTVIGQGDFIHYFQNSLVVTVASLFFVLLFGAMAGFALSEYRFRGNTMMGLYLALGIMIPIRLGTVAILQLMVASGLVNTLTALILVYTAQGLPLAIFILSEFMKQVSDDLKNAGRIDGLSEYTIFFRLVLPLVRPSMATVAVFTMIPIWNDLWFPLILAPSEETKTVTLGAQLFLGQFVTNWNAILAALSLAILPVLILYVIFSRQLIRGITSGAVK
- a CDS encoding sugar ABC transporter permease translates to MAAETRPKRPIRWHIAVFLAPAVLVYTAIMILPLAGTLQLSLFRNIEQSQVFVGLANFRTLFGDPNWSVGFWNALRNNVWFFIIHMLVQNPIGVLLAALLSSPRLRFAAFYRTAIFVPTILSFVIVGFAWKLILSPLWGVAPHLLDFVGLKSLFTPWLGKEQYALTALSLVSVWQFVGIPMMLIYAALLSIPDEVIEAAECDGVTGMAQFWKIKLPLILPSIGIISILTFVGNFNAFDLIYTAQGALAGPNYSTDILGTFLYRAFFGFQLQVGDPNMGAAIATMMFLIILGGVCVYLFLIQTRLRRYQF
- a CDS encoding ABC transporter substrate-binding protein is translated as MTTKLLTALLLGTSILGSAGVAYADDVTLNIESWRGDDLTIWKDKLIPAFEAKNPGIKVVFAPSAPTEYDAALGAKLTAGSAGDLITCRPFDKSLVLYQKGNLADLSALPGMENFSPVAKSAWQTDDGKATFCVPMASVIHGFIYNKDAFDKLGIKVPTTNEEFYAALDKIKADGTYIPMAMGTKDLWEAATMGYQNIGPNYWKGEEGRQALIKGEQKLTDADWVEPYKELAKWKPYLGDGFEAQTYPDSQNLFTLGRAAIYPAGSWEIALFNTQAQFKMGAFPPPVQKAGDTCYISDHTDIGMGLNAASKNADAAKKFLSWVASPDFATIYANALPGFFSLNSTPVKMEDPLAQEFVSWRGKCKSTIRSTYQILGRGTPNLENETWVGSANVINGTDTPEAAAKKLQDGLDSWYKPAK
- a CDS encoding N-acetylmuramic acid 6-phosphate etherase yields the protein MAEKRTEAHHQNAEGLDIQAPDAILSFLADAQIEAAKAVRGAIPAIAAAAEIVAERLKDGGRLAYAAAGSSGLMAVADALELPGTFGIGRDRIAILIAGGDEAFHTLAGGPEDDTDEASAAVAAAGIGEGDCLIAISASGSTPYAVAALEDARSRGAATIAIANNRDVPLFRLADVAIVLETPPELIAGSTRMGAGTAQKIALNMLSTLAAIHLGHVHDGYMVNLTADNIKLRDRAARIVAAIGGCGRDDAARLLEKSGGVVKTAILLAAGAANADAAEKILEGTGRKLRPALSAIEGSKGR
- a CDS encoding N-acetylglucosamine kinase, with product MNFVLGIDGGGTSCRAALATADGVVLGRAKSGAANIRTDLTGARTNIVEAARQAFVAAGKDPELIPQTPAILGLAGANVGTYRQQLEAILPFSASRVETDAEIALEGAVGPSDGAMAILGTGTAYMARKAGKSRAIGGWGFQVGDQGSGARIGRDLLEQSLLAYDGIRPASPLTEAMLAVFRNNPEDVVEFTTNAKPGDFGGFAPKVFDHAAKGDLVANWILDKAVADVEASLGALDLADDTPLCLLGGLAPLYAPRLSARYQTLLKPALDDALGGAVQMAVRIFASGSGAAR